AagaaattatgaaataaaaaaaatgattaaaagatTTCTGACTCTTATCTCAAATCTAATTTTATGTCatgcaacatttatttaattacacaaATTATTATCTGCATACTTAACTACCTGTTCTTGTACATGGAAAGGTTTATTTCTGTCAGGTGTGCTAACCATCCTCAGTCTCACACTGTATTCATGAATTAACACAGCATGAACAGCATTTTGCATGATGATTAGTTTGTTTTGATGCAATCACCTCattatacactgcctgtcccaAAAAAAGTCGCatactctaatatttcattagaccacctttagctttgattacagcaggCACTcgctgtggcatcgtttcagtgtcacaacatttattctcgtccacGGTTACATAGATTTTTCGGGCGGAAaaatgggtgcatcacttcacccacctctctttttaccctgatgctcccatcacaatggaacagggtaaatctggactcatcagaccacatgaccttcttccagtggacagttcttaacacagttttagtagtttcatcaatctccttagatgttttctttgcttgattcatgccaataatttgacccttctgagacagattaacatcttttccatgaccacaaGATGCGTCTTCTGACTCACAGAAATGAGAcgctactcactgcatcagttagggttaaattaCTTGCCAGtctaaaaataatcatccatacagtaattatccaaagggctttgcttagttaaatccaggttgtgtcttctttttgtggacaggcagtgtaATTACTTTCCAGTAAGTGATATGATTTACATTATGAAGCACCGTATATGCATCACAGTGCAGCCAGTGTGTATGAGTGGATGAGAAGTAATGATGACGATCTGCGATTAAtttcatgttcatttgtttgaCAAATGAAGTGGCTATCAAccattaaaaatcattttagttATCCACCTACtaacataatatattatataatagtGTTGCTATTGGTATTATTTAGTATAGTAGGAGAAGGTACTTTGATTGGTAGGCTAAATGATTTTCACATTCTTTTATTACAGCCAATGGCTTTCAGACCAAAGCCAGTGAGGGTGGTGCTCAGAGGAAGCAGCTCCCTTACTCAGTCGAGACTCCCTATGGCTTCCACCTGGATCTGGACTTCCTCAAGTATGTTGATGATATTGAAAAGGGCAACACCATCAAAAGGGTCCACATCCAGCGCAGGGTGAAGGGCCCACCGAAATTCAGCACCCTACCTAGAAATTTCAGCCTCCCTGGGCATGGAGCCAGGCCTACCCCTAAGGAAAAGGACAGCACATGGTCTGGGACATCCACCTTGGGGCCCAAGCCTAAATCACGGGTGACAGAGGTTCAACAGATCTTTGATTTCAGAGCTAGTGAGGGGACCTCCAGCCAGAGCAGCAGGGGCACAACCAGTCAAGGAACTGGCTATGCTTCGGCTAAGCTGAGAGATGATGTAGGGGCAGGGGCTCGGGGTGTTGAAGAGAAAACAGTGGGGATTCAAAGTCGCCCAAACCTGCTCAGAGCATCAAGCATGCCGATCACCCTCCAGCAGCGAAAAGGTTCAGATTCAAGCAGTCCAGATCGTACTCTGGGAACACCGGAGAATGGCTCAACAGAAAATATGTTCCGTGCTTCACCAGACATAATGGAAAGACGGTGTCTCCCCCAGGATCGAGCTGGCCTTCACCAGCAGATCACAGTTGCACTGAAGCGGGTCAGAGAGTTGGAAGAACAGGTCAAAACCATCCCAGATCTAAAATCGCAGATCTGCTCCCtaagggaggagagggagaagttACTGGTCCAGCTCAAAGCCCAGGTCCAAGCCCAGGTCCAAGCCCAGGCTTCCACATCACCCTCTAAAGTAGCTCCAAGTTCTGAAGTTGGGAAGCATGTTCAGCCATCAGGACACAAGCCCCTGGAGAGACTCAACTTAGCACTGGTGACTCAGCCAACTGGAGGTTCAGATGCTCCAGGAGGTATGCAAGTAAGAAGCAAAGAGAAGGAAGGTGTGACAGAAAAAAGCAGAATATTACAAAAAGAAACGGATAGTTACTCAGCACATGAAGAAAAGGGTGGGGTATCAGAAtctgagagacaaacacagcCACCAGACAAACAAAATGAGACATTACAAAGTCCTCTGGAGCATGGAGTAAAGAAGCTACTAGGAGACATTGCAGAACGTGAATTAAACGTTGTTAAAGATGCAGAAACTAGCAATATTCAAGATGGCATGGCAGCAAAAGGAGAAAAACTCGAGGACCAAACCATTGTGCAGATGCTGCAAGAAAAGTTAATGATACTGGAGACTAAACTTACTCAGGCCACCCAGGAGCTGGAGAGAACTAATGTGCTTTTGAAAGAACAAATAGATGAGAACAAGGTAAAAGAGGACAGAATACTACAGTTGAGTGAGGGAATGATAGTGGAGATTTGTACAACAGAAGTGGATGGCAGGCTAAGAAGGGAGAGTATTGACAcaggaacagagacagaaaaagtagATTTTACCAatcaagagacagagacagagttgcCTGGTACAGTAGATCAGGGAACAGATACTGATAGAATCTGTATAGAAGTGTGTGTGCCCAGGCCAAGTAGTGGAAGCATAGATCTAGGAAGAGAGGCTAGAGTTGACACACATGACCAGGTGACTGCCATGGAAGAAGCTGCAGTGAGCCCACCAAGACCCAGAGCTAACAGCATGGAGCGGGGCACAGTTACTGAGAGGATTGCAACTCAGGATCAGACAACTGAGACGCCAGTGACCGAAAGGGTAAACCAAGTcacagaaacagagggagaaacagtGACAGATCATCCACAAAGGCCAAGAGCTAGCAGCGCAGACcgagggacagagacagagagggtggGCACGGTGGACAGGGTGACGGAGACAGAGGTAGCTCAGAGGACAGaccagcagacagagacagagatagagagacgGCATGAAAACAACCCAACCAGAGATGTGGAAGCAGAGAGTCAAGTGAGAGAAAGTTTAAGCAGTGAAAGAGAAGAACATGTTGACACTGTGACAAGTGAAAGAGCGGAAGACAAGGAAGCAAATGAAAGAATTGAAAAAGATAGTAAAAGTGTGGTCACGAAAATTTTCACAGAGATTTCAGTGGCAGTTGTAGAAAGCGCAGTTGAACAAACCTCCGTTTCCGACGCTGTATGCCAGAATGAAGGGCAAACCAGTCCTATTGCTGCCACGGGTGAAAATAAGGAATTTATGATTGAAGCGAGTGCACAGAATGActcagaaacaaaagaaattacTCCTCCAAAGAATGTAGTAACAGAAACTgttgaaacaaaacagattgCCCTGGAgactgcagagaaaaaacaaacagcagaaggAGAGACTGTGCGTGCAACAATCAAAGAAACTGTGGTCACTGACACGGTTGTAATAGTATCAGAGGATGCAGCTGTGAAGACAGTAGCTCCTGTAAGACCTCAGAGAGGCCGGAAGCCCTCAACAGAGCAGGCACAGCCATCACCTCCTCCGCTTCAGGCTGCACCTGTGCGTCCTCGTAGAGGATCCAGTGAAACTCAAGCCAAGCAGCCCCAGACAAAGCCCCAGGCTGAGGCGCAAATACAGAATGTTCAGCTTGAGAAATCTCCAACACAGCTCTCTGAAACACCCGTAAAACCTGAAGCCCCATCTGTATCTCAGGTTGAGAGTAAGACCCAATCAAAGGAAACTCCCGGGGACTCTAGAGAAGACAAATCTCAATCACAACCACAGGCTGAGACTCCAGGTCCATCTCCTGTTCCCAGTGAAGTCCAAATCCGCCCTAAATCATTTAAAGCAACACCGAAGGGATCCAGTTTATCACAACCTCTTAGTCGGGGAACAGGCGAAGCCAAGACCCGCCCAACTCGCCAGATGTCAAGTGACGTCCAATCTCAGTCTCAGGGCTCTCGTAGAAGTTCTGGTGAGAGTCAACCTCCTCACAAAGATACCAGGTGAGACACAGTCTTTACGAAGAGGCTCCAGTGAAACAGCCCAGCGCCGTGGCTCAAGTGAAGCCCAGGCTTCTCGTAGGGACACTGGTGAGACCCAGACTCCTCGCAGAGGGTCCAGTGAGTCACCAACATCACCTGCAGCTCTGGGCCAAGTCGTAACCCGATTAACGGGGCTtctgggggagcagtgggcacAGCTAGGGAGCAGCTCTGGAACTCAacagacagtcagccagcagGAGAGCCCCAGCACACAGAAACAGGCGGCAGGGAAAAGAGCAGATGCAGGGAAAGGAGCAACAGCCAAGCCTGCAGCGAAAGCAGCACCTGCAGCAACAACGGGGAAACCAGCAGGGAAGCCGGGTCCTTCCAAAATGAGCTCCATTCAGAGTCAACTGGTCAGCTCCCTCAGTGTCCTCTCTGCCTTCTACTCACCAGGCCAGAAGGCTGCTGCTTCCAGCAAACAGCAAGAACAAGGTAGGCCCGTGGCTCCCGCTAGAAACCCATGGTTTATAcacatctgttcatctgtttgtgCTTACATATTTGTTCTagactaaacaaactgttcaTTAGCCTTTCATATTAACTGCCCATCCTTACTTCAGTACTTTGAACAAGAAGGCCTACAGGTACAGACAATCATTGCCAGAATGGTTTGACAGATTTCTTTGACGAATTTGCAATAACTCATGAAGGACTATTACTACCAAACTGAACACAAGGTGGTGTATTGTGACTGGAGTTTCATCTCACTGCAACTGACCAACTATAGCATGCTGGTCTCAATGTATTATTGAGAAATACTTTCCTAGTGCTGTCAAATCATGTCACTTAATGCTTAGTATTATATTAATGATACTGTCTGGTGGACCTGACCCATTAGATATGCTGTACTGAGGTTGGGAAATGAGGCGTATTGCttatgtttgtttctctctgtggagATCACAGACTTAATGATAAAAGTGGTACACACTCACTGACTGTACAGATCAGTCAGACCCAGATAAAAGCCAGGAAAAAGGATTTGATTTCCCTCCTGTTTGAAATATAATGCCTTTTACTCTCTAGGTCCTTAATTATCGGATACTTTGTCAGCAGTCTAATGACTCTAAGTGATATGGACTTAATAATTTAGTGTCATTTTCACCTGCTAATGCTCACTTATATTCCCTTGTCTATCTTAAAGGCAAATGTCTGCCTTGTCTTTTGGTTTAAACATGTGTCTggcatttcttttctgtcctttttttccGTCAGTCTGCTTCActacattttctttgtgtgttctctatttctatttattttaaaatcagtgtgcacgatttattattttatataatactGTTTAAATTATGCAGATCCTCTTTTATATCAAGACCTGCTTAACAAAAGTTTAACAGGTTAGGTAAAATAGCAGCAATAATTTGTGCAAAACTGTAACACATCAGCGTCATAATATTATGATTTTAGTCATTTATGGTGGCAGCacatctgcatgtgtttatgcaatacatgctgtgtttcaaatatacagtatagtaaCTACTGGCTGTCATAGAGTACACCAAGGTGGAAAAACATATTACAGAGCACTGGTGAAATGACGTGGTTCAGTGATCTCCAAGAGTAAGAATGCTTCACAAAGTATAGACAAACACTCTTACAGGCAagtgcacacatactgtatgcacgCAAGCACTGTACACAGTTGAGTGGACACTCAAGCACAGgccctcacacacatacatcaaacAAGTGATGCCTTTCTTCCCTCCCTTGATGTCTCACTCTTCTGTTTCTGGCCTACAGAATCGCTCTGCTATCactcatattttatattcaggGTTCATTTCAAGTTCAGCTTTGGGAGTGTAGTGTACAAGAGTGCTTTCaactgctttgtgtgtgtatgtgtgtgattatatatacagtatgcaatGTGTATACTTAGTACTTAGTACTTAAGACATATCATTGTGGTTGTTGTCTACCTCTTTGACTTAGGAGAATACAATCCTGACTTCTTCTACTTCAAATTACACCAGTGTCATACAGCATGTCAGTGTGTACTGGTAATAGAAACCCCGACTGTCATGTTGAgaactctcactctcactcatcAGAGACTCTAGTTAAACTTTGGAGTTCTGCATGGATGACTGAAACATCTCAGAGTATCTCTAGCAAAGTGTGGGAAGGTTAAATCACACCATTGTTTTATTCATCAGCTCGCTAGAGAATGTATTCAAATGCCAAATACTGTTAGCTCCGAACTTCCCCTcgctctgctgcttttctctcatGGGATCTAAAAGCATAATTTTTCTTAAATTGTGGTCGCTGGGATCTTTGTAGCTGGTGGTTTTTGGCTCAACGCCGCATCCTTATGTAGTTGCATAAAACATTACTGAGCCTCTGAACCATGTCTGCTGTCAGGCACAGCTAAGACAGCCATACTGGGCTTAGAGCCAACACGTGTCAGCAAAAGAGCCCTTTGGGTGGTtacatatgtacagtaagtgtgcTCGACAATGCTAAGATTATATATAGTCCTATAATCTTGACCTGTGTATATCAGCCTAGAAATACTCTGTGTGATCCTGAGCTGTATGTGTAGAGCAATAATAACAAACAGTTGATCTGATCACTACTTAGAACAAACAGATTTTAACTATAATTTTCATTATTCAATTACTTAATATTCCTTAAATACCTAACATGCTCATATTAACTATATGTACTCCAGTTAAGAATTTTTCTTGACTGTGTGACCCTCATGCTAGAATTATTGTTGGTTTTCAGATGGGGCCCTGAATTTTTCCCTGTGACAGGGAGTCCACTCAGCTTAATGAGTTACACCATACTTGCTTGTAATTGCATCCAGAGTTTATTCAATATCTTACCTATTTAAGTATTTAAGAGATACACAGATGTTCATATGCTGATAAACATTATGTACACATGCAAGCAAGCATGCCGTACACCACCAATGTCAGTATGATGTATTGACCTATTAataaacttaaaacacacattgaTGAATCATATTTctgctttgtgttcattttggacatgttacagtacatgttataAGACTCTTGGATGGAGTTGAATTCATAGAAATTGCAAAGTGGTTGCATACATTATCTGTAGGCGGGTGGTGCAGCTTTTCTTATAGTGCTATTTATGTATAGTATATAGAAGGATGCCCAGGAAAAAATCTAACTTAAAGTGTCTTAGTAATGTCTTGGACATAATCTACATAAATGAAGCTGTTTCAGTTACTTAACATATCCATATCTTAATCATGGACATGAAAGATCTTAAAATGCTCATGTGAGGCTAAATCATGTTGGAGTTAGTGTTTAGACACTGTATGAGAACGATTTTAATTACATGAAtttactgcacacacaaacatgcacccaaattacaacaaaacCTAATAcatttttcctttcctcccttttcatttttatctctctgtctcttgtttaTTTCACTGTCCTCCTCTTCACCAGGTCTCAAATCTATAATGAAGAAAAATGGTGCTGCCGACAAGCAGGGGACCAAGGGAGCCAAGAAAAACCTGAAGTTTGTTGGGGTGAATGGAGGGTAAAATCTTCTTTTTAATCAGCGTCCAATCTTTAAGTGATTAATatgttgctgcagtgtgttttcatgctttttcttatttgtgtctgtgtgtttgctgcttatttttatttctagaGAATGTTTCCTGTGTCCTTTGAGGACATTATACCAGAGTAATTAAATGGAATattatattttctaatttaattaagAAATTCTTCAAAAACATGAATTGCATATCATCATATTTCAGAGTTGTCAGTTTAATGTCTTATTCTTAATGTCATATTTCAAAGTAGCTACAGTCGGATTAGCCAGTTAAGCCATGGAAATGATTCAAATGAATCCTTAGAGGGAGACTCTGTCAATAAAACCTGGTGTTTGGTTCGCCTTAAAAAGGGCAAAGGATGCAGTCGGCGTCTTTTTGCTAACTTGTCTGCATTTTCATAAGTGAGGGAGGGAGCAGTCAACCACACTGAATATATGTGGGTTATTAAATCCAGGTGCTGAAACACTCACAATAGGACAGAATGCATTTCATTTATAACCTGTTTTGTCTTGTGCTCACATGCTACAGGCCTCATTAGCAGGATTTGTTTATATTCATTATGGGAAATCTTAGCCAGAATAATAattgtttgtctttatatttttgGAAGTCAGTGGGAATTTATTAGCACCATtctttatttcaatttattccACATTACTACTAATTAAGTGTCAGCAGATTTATGGATAATAGTCACAGATTCTTAGATTAAGCTACAAAAGTGTTGTCTCCTCACAtcaaaagtacaatatttagaTCAACTGTCCATTTCATAACGATGAAGACTCCAGTTTAAATAATTGATCAGAGTATGACAGCTTGGACCACACTGACTGCGAACGAAGTCCAGCTGTGTCTCGCACATTTGTTTCATGCCGTTACCCCTCTCTGCCATCACTGAGGCTCATTTGAAGACACACTGCCCTGAATCTGACCTCATTGCTGCTACTGCGAGTGTGAATGCATGAGTGTatgaatactgtatgtgctgacAACTAGggtgacgtttttttttttttttgcagatgctTATATATCAGTGCTTTGTGCGagtgtgcttatgtgtgtttgtatgaatttTAAACAAGCAGGTGGTAGTCATTGGAAgaacaaaattacaaaacacacacacacacacacacatatacacacacttataGATTTGAAGTTTCTGAGAACTTCTTCCATGGTGGGGCCCCCGCAGTGTAACTGTGTAGACCTACTGTTGTCTTCACAATGTAGGCATTTattaacacatacacatttgtaGACACACTACATACATAGCtacagagccacacacacacacacacacacacacacacacacacacacacacagtaattacCTCAGCCACCACAGGCTTGACAGTGACCCAATTcactgtcagtgctgcagcCAAGACGTGTTAGTTTGATTTTGGGGGGGATTTTTTAActacatttttttgtgtgttattatgttatatatGCTCAATTGGACTTTTGTGTATATTCCTTAAAACTGCAAGGCTATCTGGTGCAGTGGTTGCAAATCTGGGGACAATCATCAGAATATTATCCAGACTTTCTTTTAATCTCTGCTGTCTTTTCTTGTATGAATGTTTCTAGGCTTTCAAATGATTCAAATAAAGAATAACTGCATAGAGAGAGAACCTTTACATATATATAGTTTGTCTCATATCAGAATCTACAGAGATAGACCTTTTGCCTGGgtggtatttgttttatttctgtgttccTGTTCTTACATTCCTGAGCTTCACTGTCTTACGACCTGCTCgcctttgctttattttttatcaaagcAGCATTGTGATGAGGTCTGTTCCTTTCTTCCTGCTATAGAGGGATctgcaaacacactcaaacagaacaaatactGAATTACCAGTGGTATTGCAAGGACCTGCTCCTTTATGTGCAGACACCGACTAtgtttaaatagataaatatacCATTAATAAGTACTGTAGGATGGTTCTGGTTTGAGTTTTAACTCCTGTTCCAGGCAATGaatctcatttcatttctatgTTACACTGCTTAATTTCAAACTAATTTGAGCAGATGTTATTTATAATGAGACAAACATGTCAGACAACAATATTTTCTCTGACTATCTTTAGGTTTCTATCCACACTAGGAAGTGGGCTGCTGTTTGCAATTCTTCTCATTGGATGGTCAAACCTATCTTTGCTTTCCCTTGAGCGCTTCTGGAATCCAGGGAATGTTGTGGCCCCTGAACGCCTCTTGgtgtggttctgtgtgtgtgtgtctacaaaTACGCATGAATCAGTGGCATTCAATATAAAACTTATCTGATCCTCAGCCCCTCAGAGAGCTGCCTTTATGATACACACCAATGatcacacctacacacactaCACCAGCAGGCTTTAAATATAGGATCAGCCTTCCTTCCTGAACAAAGGTCTCTTTTGTCCAATGTTGCATATGTGCGTGTGCAAACAAACCTATGGATTTTATGTatatgttaaactgtgtgaatGATGTTTTGGATGTTTGGGCTAAGGTTTCCTCCAACAAGAATCTGTTTCATGTAATGCTTGAGGTGTAGACCTGTTCATATTTAGCTAAGCCTTGACCAACATTGACTTTACTCATGTTAGTTTTAGTGGCTTAGGTGTTTCATTTCAATGATGAGGctgcttgtgtatgtgtctaaTTTTGAAGTACATGTTCTTTTAGTGAAGAGAAAATAGTTAAATCTTACAAAGCTCATGCTATGTTGTCTTTCATCATGTGAAAATGGGTTTTATAATCAAAGTGATGCATATACAATAACCGTTTGTTTGTTGTCCTCTCCAAGCTATGAGACATCATCCAGTGAAGAGTCCAGCGGAGATGAGAAGTCaaaggtggaggaagaggaagaagacagcTCAGAACCAGAggtggaaaaggaaaaggagaaagagcCTGAGCCAGCAGAGAAGCCCGAGGAGGCAGT
This genomic window from Anabas testudineus chromosome 4, fAnaTes1.2, whole genome shotgun sequence contains:
- the kank4 gene encoding LOW QUALITY PROTEIN: KN motif and ankyrin repeat domain-containing protein 4 (The sequence of the model RefSeq protein was modified relative to this genomic sequence to represent the inferred CDS: deleted 1 base in 1 codon); the encoded protein is MMDKKSANGFQTKASEGGAQRKQLPYSVETPYGFHLDLDFLKYVDDIEKGNTIKRVHIQRRVKGPPKFSTLPRNFSLPGHGARPTPKEKDSTWSGTSTLGPKPKSRVTEVQQIFDFRASEGTSSQSSRGTTSQGTGYASAKLRDDVGAGARGVEEKTVGIQSRPNLLRASSMPITLQQRKGSDSSSPDRTLGTPENGSTENMFRASPDIMERRCLPQDRAGLHQQITVALKRVRELEEQVKTIPDLKSQICSLREEREKLLVQLKAQVQAQVQAQASTSPSKVAPSSEVGKHVQPSGHKPLERLNLALVTQPTGGSDAPGGMQVRSKEKEGVTEKSRILQKETDSYSAHEEKGGVSESERQTQPPDKQNETLQSPLEHGVKKLLGDIAERELNVVKDAETSNIQDGMAAKGEKLEDQTIVQMLQEKLMILETKLTQATQELERTNVLLKEQIDENKVKEDRILQLSEGMIVEICTTEVDGRLRRESIDTGTETEKVDFTNQETETELPGTVDQGTDTDRICIEVCVPRPSSGSIDLGREARVDTHDQVTAMEEAAVSPPRPRANSMERGTVTERIATQDQTTETPVTERVNQVTETEGETVTDHPQRPRASSADRGTETERVGTVDRVTETEVAQRTDQQTETEIERRHENNPTRDVEAESQVRESLSSEREEHVDTVTSERAEDKEANERIEKDSKSVVTKIFTEISVAVVESAVEQTSVSDAVCQNEGQTSPIAATGENKEFMIEASAQNDSETKEITPPKNVVTETVETKQIALETAEKKQTAEGETVRATIKETVVTDTVVIVSEDAAVKTVAPVRPQRGRKPSTEQAQPSPPPLQAAPVRPRRGSSETQAKQPQTKPQAEAQIQNVQLEKSPTQLSETPVKPEAPSVSQVESKTQSKETPGDSREDKSQSQPQAETPGPSPVPSEVQIRPKSFKATPKGSSLSQPLSRGTGEAKTRPTRQMSSDVQSQSQGSRRSSGESQPPHKDTRETQSLRRGSSETAQRRGSSEAQASRRDTGETQTPRRGSSESPTSPAALGQVVTRLTGLLGEQWAQLGSSSGTQQTVSQQESPSTQKQAAGKRADAGKGATAKPAAKAAPAATTGKPAGKPGPSKMSSIQSQLVSSLSVLSAFYSPGQKAAASSKQQEQGLKSIMKKNGAADKQGTKGAKKNLKFVGVNGGYETSSSEESSGDEKSKVEEEEEDSSEPEVEKEKEKEPEPAEKPEEAVENQEKEAEASAEGGGATAEEKGCERGLLDPEGFEELLEEQTEGEKPNKDFIDACLYVKDRMDEVSSPDKEMRQVLVVLYQEWFRVSSQKESQADTVRLYLRQVGLTTPTLLPYVVNLTDGNGNMALHYSVSHSNFPVVRLLLDTGLCETDNFNKAGYTPVMLAALTAAESPDDLEVVQQLLKLGDVNSRSRQAGQTALMLAVSHGRVAMVKLLLSCGADVNAQDRERSTALMCASEHGHTHIARLLLETGQCDTSLTDKNGQTALLVAEGASHKDIVDLLKAHTEMPGSEPSSTTDLL